The Urbifossiella limnaea nucleotide sequence ACGACGGCGACGGTGCTGATGCCGCCCTCGGGGAGGATCATGTAGCCGGAGTAGGTGAACGAGGGCGTGATGCGGCCGAGGAAGTTGCCGATGGTGGTCAGCGCCGAGTTGGTCGAGTTCCGCAGGGCAACCAGCCCCGGGATCAGACCCATCACGAGGACGCCGAGCACGAGGATCAGTTCGCTGGAGATCACCGCCCCGCGGTCGTCGTCCCACAGGCGGCAGAGAAGCGTCGTCACGGTGTCACCTCGTCGGTGCTTTCAGGATTCGCGGCACAACCCCGCGATCACTGTAAACAGGTAGCGCCGGCAGGGTCCACGCAACCGCGCGAGAAACCGCAACCGGATCATCTCCCGGAGCCGGCCAAGGCCGTACGACCGGAATAACTGCGAGAACGGGTGGGACCGGACGGCGCCGGGCGCCGTCCGGACCGGGGACGAAGGGGGATCAGGGAGCCGGCGGGACCACCAGGTAGTTGACCAGGGTCGGGGTGACCTGGGCGGCCGACAGCTGGGTGACCGTCGTGTAGTTGATCTGCAGGCCGCCGACGAGGGCGATGGTGCTGCCGCCGCCGCTGGCGATGACCGCGTAGCCCGAGTACGTGAACGAGGGCGTGATGCGACCGAGGAAGTTGCCGATCGTGGTCAGGGCCGAGTTGACCGAGTTCCGCAGGGCCACGAGGCCGGGGATCAGACCGAAGATGAGGATCCCGAGCACGAGCACCAGCTCGCTCGAGATCACGGCGCCTTGGTCGTCGTCCCACAGGCGGGCGAACAGGTTGCTCACGGCGAGTACCTCTCTGAAAGGAGACAGGAGTGGGCCAATCGACCGACCGCCGGCAGCCAGGCTCCAGTGCGAAAGCTGATGCAGTCGGAAGAAACTTCGCAGGCAAACTACCTGTCTTAACCCGCAGGAGCAACCGTAATCGGAAAGAGTTTCCCAAATTCCCCATCACCGACCGTCCGATTAACCGACACGATCCTCCCAACCGCCACGACTCGCTCACCCGGCGCCACTTAACACCCACCTGTATCATGTGTATCGAACGGGCGACTTATTGCGGTGCGGCGCCCCCCACCGACGCGCCGGCGGCGCGGATTCCGCGGGGTGCGGCGGCGGCGGGGGACGGGGCGGGTATAGTAACTGAATGGGTCGGCCGGATCGTGAGGAATGACCCGGGGAACGCCCGATGCCCGATGACCCACCAATGACCAAGGAAGACGAAGCGACTCCGCCCTTGGTCGTTGGTGGAGCACTGGGCACTGGGCAGTCCCAGCAGGGCCATAACGTCGGGGCCGGCTTCGACTTCTCCGACCCCGACTCGCCGCTGGCACGGTTCTACCTCCGCACCTCGCACGTCGTCGCCGTCGCCGCGATCGCCGCCGTCTTCGCCGCCGCCGCGCTGTTCCCGCTGTGGCACACCGACGTGTGGGGCCACCTCAAGTACGGGCAGTGGATGGTGGAGCACGGCCGCATCCCGGACCGCGAGCCGTTCAGCCCGTGGTGGGACGGCCGCCAGCCGTTCACGCAGTTCTACACGCTCACCCAGCTGGCCATGTACGCCGCCTACGCCGCCGGGGCCAACCTCGCCGGCGGCGACGAGGTGAACCGCCTCGCCGGCGGCGTCGAGTTCCTCCGCATCGAGCACGGCTTCCTCACCGCGGCGCGGTACGTCGTACTGCTGGCCGTGTTCCTGCGGCAGACGAAGTC carries:
- a CDS encoding Flp family type IVb pilin, which codes for MTTLLCRLWDDDRGAVISSELILVLGVLVMGLIPGLVALRNSTNSALTTIGNFLGRITPSFTYSGYMILPEGGISTVAVVGGLQVDYTTANQLSAAQVEPVDTDFEYPGPFVVSPAP